From the genome of Leptodactylus fuscus isolate aLepFus1 chromosome 1, aLepFus1.hap2, whole genome shotgun sequence, one region includes:
- the LOC142194455 gene encoding cytochrome P450 2J4-like yields MFTFPELLLLLLSCLVTIKYLKVIWATRSLPPGPIPLPFIGNLWTLRFKLHPETLRKLAGSYGPIYTVWLGETPLVVLNGCKAVRDGIVSNSEALSGRPVASFLKDLLGEKGILMANGHTWKQQRRFGLMTLRKLGLGKKILESQIQEEAECVVERFTAMKGEPFDPSFLLIHAVVNIISAVVYGHRFSADDVTFQELIRCNNCVLEILGSKWARMYDAFPWLMKHIPGPHQDSFQHLKYVTEYTKREIEMHKKNRSEEPRDIIDYYFDEIEKNRKDTDSTFDDDEYLISVITDLFGAGSETTATSLLWSLLYMVAYPNIQRKVQKELDTVLDGNQICYEDRKHLPYTNAVIHEIQRYGNIAAVGIPRTCIKDCKVCNYSLKKDTMVLANVDSALSDPQYWKLPNQFNPQNFLDSDGNFLMNEAFMPFSAGSRVCLGEQLARSELFIFFSTIMRSFSLQLPEGVTEVNTEYIYNMTLQPHPYKICAVTR; encoded by the exons ATGTTCACCTTTCCTGAGCTGTTATTACTACTGCTGAGTTGCCTGGTTACTATCAAATATCTCAAGGTAATATGGGCAACAAGGAGTCTTCCACCTGGACCAATTCCTTTACCTTTCATTGGTAACCTATGGACACTGAGATTTAAACTACACCCAGAGACTCTTAGAAAA TTGGCTGGATCTTATGGACCCATTTACACTGTCTGGCTTGGGGAGACTCCCCTTGTGGTGCTGAATGGTTGCAAAGCTGTAAGAGATGGCATAGTCTCTAATTCTGAGGCGTTGTCTGGCCGCCCTGTAGCCAGTTTTTTAAAAGATCTTCTTGGAGAAAAAG GCATTCTCATGGCCAACGGACACACTTGGAAACAACAAAGGCGTTTTGGGTTGATGACATTAAGAAAACTTGGATTAGGAAAGAAGATATTGGAATCACAGATACAAGAAGAAGCAGAGTGTGTGGTGGAGCGATTTACAGCCATGAAAG GAGAACCATTTGATCCATCATTTTTACTTATTCATGCTGTGGTAAACATTATCTCCGCTGTGGTTTATGGACATCGTTTTTCTGCTGATGATGTTACATTTCAAGAACTGATCAGGTGTAACAATTGTGTTCTTGAAATCCTTGGTTCAAAGTGGGCTAGG ATGTATGATGCTTTCCCGTGGCTGATGAAGCATATACCTGGACCACATCAAGATTCTTTTCAACACTTGAAATATGTGACTGAATATACAAAACGTGAGAttgaaatgcacaaaaaaaatagATCAGAAGAACCTCGAGATATTATTGACTATTATTTTGATGAAATCGAAAAG AATAGAAAAGATACAGATTCCACTTTTGATGATGATGAATACCTGATTTCAGTTATCACTGACTTGTTTGGGGCCGGATCAGAAACCACAGCCACCTCACTTTTGTGGAGTCTTCTGTACATGGTGGCATACCCCAACATACAAC GAAAGGTACAGAAAGAACTGGATACTGTACTTGATGGAAACCAGATTTGCTATGAAGATAGAAAGCATCTTCCTTACACAAATGCTGTGATACATGAGATTCAGCGTTATGGAAACATAGCAGCTGTGGGAATTCCAAGAACTTGCATAAAAGACTGTAAAGTTTGTAACTACAGCTTGAAGAAG GACACAATGGTTCTGGCAAATGTGGACTCTGCGCTATCAGATCCACAATACTGGAAACTACCCAATCAGTTTAACCCTCAGAATTTCTTGGACAGTGATGGGAATTTTTTGATGAATGAGGCTTTCATGCCTTTCTCTGCAG GATCTCGGGTGTGTCTGGGAGAGCAGCTTGCTCGTAGTGAACTTTTTATCTTCTTCAGCACTATAATGCGATCATTCAGCCTCCAGCTCCCGGAAGGAGTGACTGAAGTCAACACAGAGTATATCTATAACATGACATTACAGCCTCACCCCTACAAGATCTGTGCTGTCACCCGATAA